The DNA window CCGAAGCTGTACTTATGCTGCATTACGACGGCCGACGGAGTGAGATCCGATATCATGCGACTTGTCATCAGCCGCTGATTTGCGTTTAGCTTGCGCTCAACTTGCGTTCAGTTTGCACCAATCGCTAAGCAGGCCGAAGAGCACGGAGGGTCGGCTTTCGCTATTGGACTGGGCTCATCAGGCGCACTTGCCTAGGGCTTCTCGGTAGTGTCTGGACTTGCGGGCTCTGTCGCCTCAGGTATCTGTGGAGCCTCAGGTATCTTGTAACCCCAGCGCGTGATGATGTCGGCGTCCAGCCTCGGAAGATCGGGGTTGCTTACGCCCTTGCTGAACATCTCCTCCACGTCTACCAGTACCGTATCGTTCAGCTGAATCAGACTCGCGGTTGGTGCACCGGCACAAACAAGTCCCCGGGTTCGCCGATGAAGCCCACATAGCTTCCTTCCTCTAGTAGGAGTGCCTTCTGGCCGTCCATTAGGCTATCGTAAGTGAGCTCGCCCGCGGGTGAGAACACCAACACTCTGCCTCGGGTCGGAATGTCGGTGTTGAACACGCCTTGCGTCTGGACCTTGCGCCATTCGTTGTAGCTGTCGCTTCCGATGGAGATCTTCTCGCCGGGGTCTAGCGGCGCGGCTTGCGAGGCATCAGAGAACAGACATGCCTGCGTCTCGAGCCACAGCTCTTCGCCGCGCTCGGTTATCTTCGGCTCCATCTGGTCTCTTGCATGTGAGAGAGCCATGGACGCAGTGTGCTCGTCAGTCAGTGCGTAGGGGGCGCCGATGAAGTGGACATAGCCAGGCAGTTCCTTGACTACCCCCGAAACCGCCACTAGCGGCCCAAATTCGTAGCATGTCAGATTGCGTGGAAGCCACGTCTTGTTCTCGAACAGACGACCACTGAAAACCGCATTTCTCTGTGGGATCTCCTGCGCGGCCACCGTGCTTCCGACGAGGTCATCGCGATGGGTCATAATGAACTTCGTCCCGAACGCCTCCGCAAGGCTCAGCTTCTCTGTTTCGTCTATGTGGAAGCACCCGTCTTCAGCATACATGAACTGGGAAACCGGAACGAATTGGCCATTGCAGTATGCCGAGGCCTTCATGACGTTTGCCTCAGTGTCGAATTCCACCTTCATAATCCCACCGGAGGTCCCGTAATAGCCTTCATACTTCAGTAACTCGCTGGGGATTGCTGCGCTTCGAGGTGGGAACCTGACCGATTGCTCATCTGGGTTGAGAATGCCTTTGCCTTCCATCAGCGCCTGCATAATCTGCGTGCATATGCTGGCAGGAGCGGTAGGGTCGGCGAAGATGACGGCCACTGATAGCTTCTCGTCCGGCGCAGCGCAGAGCTGCGAGATGAACTGCTGGGTTCTGCCGTTTTTTACTATGACCTTTTTGCCCTGGCGCGCGAATGCCTCCAGCTCGACACTGTCCCAGCCCAAACCGAACGCGAACTGTGGCGTGCCCTGGGGGACTGTTTTGGGCCCATACTGCGGTTTCGTGAACTCCTCGAGGACTGACGGTTCGAGAAGAGTGTCTGCCCACAGCACCCGCGAGAAACGGCACAGGTCCTCGGCGGTGGAGGCGATTCCGCCCGACCCAAGTAGGTTGACGTATTCCGCTGGCAGCGCTCTGCCGGTCGTGATGTCGTACCGACGCGCTATGTTTGCGTTGCCGTTCTCGAAGTAGCAGCTTGAATGGTTCATGCTGGCCTGAGAGAATATCCTCGTCTCCAGGAAGTCAGCGTAGCTCATCCCTGATACTCTCTCAACGATGGCTTCAGAGACGGTGAAGCCGTCATTGCAGTAGACGCTCACATCACCCGGGTCATGCTTCAGATTGCTGTGCGCGAGTTCGGCCAACGCCTCGGCAACATAGTTGCGGTTCTTCTTGGCGCCAAACCCGGTCTTGATGTATGTACCCGGCATCCCGGAAGAATGATTGAGGAGCATACGAACGGTTATGCCGGCGTATCGCGGATCTTCCATGGTGAACTCGGGTAAGTAGGTGGTGACCGGTTTATCGAGCTCCACCCGACCGTCATCGCACAGAAGCAGAATCGAGGCGGTCGCGAACACCTTGCTGATGGAGCCGATGTTGAACTGGGTGTCAGTATCAACGGGGATCGATTCCTCTCTGCTTCGCATTCCGAAACCTTCGGAGTAGACGATTGTGCTATCGTCCATGATGGCGACGGTGGCGGCCGAAGCGCCATTGGACAGAGCCTTCCAGATCTCCAAGCGTGCCGTGGCGATGGCATTGTCGTACGGAGTTGCTGCACGCGCAGACGCCTGGGGGATTCCTGCGAGCAGTTGAGCGACGATCACCAGCACGGTCAAGACAGCGAGACGTCTCTTCGTGGCAATCCACTCCTCTCTCCTTGATCGGTTGGGCTGGCAATTTGCAGCCAAATCTACAGTACCCTGCAACAACCGAATAATGCAGGGGATATTCCGCATTTCATCCATCAATCCTCCTGTAACGCCGAGTTTCCTCGTTGCGATTCGGCGGTGCGAGCCCCGGAACGCAGGAGCCAGCCAGCGTGGCGAGTTTTCGTGCAGGACACCAGCATCGGGCAGAGAATACCGCTCATGATTATGACGGAGGAAGTAGGGCCTCTTTGCCGACAATCCGTTTGTGATAGATCTGTTTGTCTTTCTATGGCATGGCTTCTACAAGGAACTGAAGGAAATTCACATTTTCAAAGGAGGATACACGATGGGTTATTTCGATGAGAGCCTTCAAGTAATGAACGAACTATACGGGCATGATACGGCAATGACACTCGCTACGGTCAACGGCGAAAAAGCCAATCTAAGAGTCGTAAATGCGTACTATAAAAGCACGGCCTTTTACATCACAACATATGGTCTGAGCAACAAAATGAGGGAGATTGCAGTGAATCCTCATGTAGCAATCAATCACAATTTGTTTGTCGCACATGGTTTGGGCGAGAATCTTGGCAATCCGCTCGACGAAAACAACAAGGATTTACGTGAAGAATTGAGGCGTGTGTTCTCTGCATTTTACGACAAACATGTTGATGAGGAAGACAAAAACACCTGTATTCTGAAAATCAAGTTGCAGGATGCACTGGTATTTGCTCACGATTTCAAATACTTCATTGACTTTGAGAAAAGAACTGCCACAAAGGAAAAATGCGTTGTTGATATAGTGTTTTAGTGTGGATTATGAACAACTAGCAGGGGATATCCTTCAGTGAGTGCGTATTCCGACGCCGTGCGGAACCACCGCATCACCTCCCCGCAGACGAATACGGGACAGCAAGGCAGCCGCCCAACAGACACATGTATCATCAGTGACCGGCGACGCCGCTCAGGGTCAACTATAGTGGCAAGGCGATGGGCAGAAGACGTTCCTCTTAATGCTGACTGAGTTCTACATCGAGGCTCGCTGCCCTGGCGATCGGCTGCAACTGAGCGTGGTCTGCAACCGGAAGTTTGCCGAAACGCTTTTGACCAGCACTGAGGAGATGGTCGAATGGCTCGAGAGCCAGATGAAAGAACCTGCTTGTTAGCGGGGTTCACGTTCTCGCCTGTCTCGAGATCGGAGTATCCGAATCCGCGCGATGTCACGACCTCGCCGTCATTGAGATCGAGGAGATTGTATTCGATGGCGTAGATATCCACGGACGTGAGCGCTGTGACTATGCCCACGAGGTCCCGGAACTTGACAAGGCCTTTTCCTTCGACCTGGCAATCACTGCGTCGGTTCGGGCTATCCCGGCAGTCGAGATCATTGGCGGGTATCGGTATGAAAGTACTAGCGTCGAGCTCGATCCGACGGTCAGCTTTTATGGGGCCTCCGCGTATGCAACAAACGCAAGCGTGTTCCACGTTGGCGCTAGGTGCAGGTTCTAGTGCGTTCTGTGTCACAGGAGCCGGCCGGGGGCTTAACCCGACCGGCTCCTGTGTTCTCCAAGGGAATCCACTCGTTGATGAACCGTTTGAGCATGAGCGGCCCGTTCCTTCGCTCAATCCGCCGGAGTTGCTCGGCTTTGTCTACGGACAGAAAGACTTCCAACTGATAGCAGTCGACCAAGGCGGGATGCTGGCTATATACGCCTTCGATCACGTTCAGCCGCTTGGGGGAGACAGTCACCGGCTGTCCATAGGTTTGACGCCGACAATCATACGGCCGATAGCTGAACTCGCGCCCCGTTTGTAGACCGCCGACCACTTCTTGACGAAAACGCAGATAGTCCACGTTACCGCCCGCCTCCGCCAACCGTTCCTCGGTCTTCAGCTCGGGGGGCAGGGAGAAATCGTCCATATGAAAAATGTTGCAGTTATAGACTTGGCCGAGCAAAGCGGCCAACGTGCTTTTGCCGGCGCCGCTCGGGCCGTCGATGGCAACGCACACAGTGGCTTGCGATTCGAGCAGCCCGTCGATCCGGCAGAAGAGCGCGAAGAAGTCCCGGTGGACTGAGTCGACCACCTGGTATGCCGGTTTGTAGTGGTCGCGGTAGACAACGCTATGGCTGACTGCCGGATAGCCTTGCGCCCGATAGGCAAGCAAAAAAGCCTCCAGGTCAGCTGCTACGTGCGGCAGTTGACCTGTTTGGCAACAATCGCGCAGCAACTCCAGTTTCCGTTCGAAACTGGTGAGATCTCCGCGCCTTGACCGGGCAGTATTGACGAAGAACTGATTGACAGTAGTCAACTGAACGCCGGCGCCGCTTATGGCCGCAAGATCCAGCCGACAGAGGCCGTTGCCGATACTGAGGAAAACGTCGCCCGGCCGTTCACTGCTGCAACTGCCCACGAGTGCCTGGCATTCCGCGCGCAGACGCTGCAAACTGCTTTCGGCGTCGGCGATCATATGCCCACCGGCAAACTCGTTTTGAAATACCAGCTTCACCAGATCCTGAATCTGTAGCTTGGGGTAGCGCCGCTGGTGCAGCAACAGCACATCCCGCAGTTCAGCGCAATCAGCCATTATTATCAATCAACCTCGCGTTGTCAAGGGCGATGATCACAACCGGGATGACAACGAGCTGCAAGATTATGCCGGGCAGCGCGTTGACGAATGCGCCCGCCACAAAGGCCTTCCAGCCAAACGCGCGGTCGGCGAAGCCCAAAATCACGTAACTGGCCGTGCCCCAAACAACCCTACCCAGCAGCATGGACAGGATCAACGTGGGATAAACAAAGACGCTCTTCTTCGGAAACAGGCGCCGGAACCAGCCGGTGGCGAAACCGTACGCCGCTAGCTCAAAGGACATGACCACCGCCGTCGGAAACAGCGGCGGCATGCCGAAGATGAGGCTACGAAACACCGGCGTGATCAAGCCGACAACCAGCCCGAGCGGCCACCCACAAACAAAGCCGCAGATCAAAACGGGCAGGTGCATCGGCAACAGCTTCGACCCCAGGTTAGGAATCTGTCCAGTTAGAAAAGGCATGAGTAGGCCCAGGGCCAGGAACAACGCCGCAAGCACCAGGTTCTTAGTCGCAGATCTGTTCAATTCTCTTACCTCCAAATGGAAAAAATACCATGTCGATACCGTCCTCGTGCGGAGGACAAGTACCTTCATGGCACCGGTGTTGCAGCAATAAACTGGGCGCAATAGAACGAGCTGACTACAGTCAGCGGCTGATAAGAGCTTAACATAGAAAACCTGGCTACTCAAGCCATAAGCCGAGACCTGAGCCGAGCCGGTTAGGCTGAAATCATGCAGTGTCGCGTTCCAACAGCGCGCCGGCATAGGGGTTATCTCGGCGCAGCGAATGGCTGCCGCGCTATCCGCTTCTCGGTATAGCTTATAGACATAGCGTTTGCCCTGCCGCCGCAGAAAGTAAACGGCGCCGATCATGTTGCGATAAAGGTAAAGATCGACCAGCCCTAGATCGTAGCTGTCGTTAAGATACTGCAGTAGACTAAGTTGATCGGGAACCGAGTGTATCACTTTCGAGCAGAACGGCGACAGCCTTGAGAATTGCGTGAGAGAAGCGATCATCTGCGCCATACGCCCCAGAATGGAGAGTACTCAGGCGCTCATCAGCATTGCCCGAAGGCACGGAGCAGTGAGTGTCTCGACTATTGGTTCGTATGCACGCGGTGGTGCGAATCCCGAAAGCGGCCTTGATGTCCCCGGTGCACTCTCCACTTGCCAAACAGAAGACAAATGGGCAGAATGCAGCATAATTGAGATATCGGGAGGGGCGAAGATTGAAGGTCATCTTGCCTAGAAGGAGGGTTGCGGTAGTCAAGTCGGCTCTATTCAGTGCTCGTATGGAAGGGTTTCGGGTACCTAATAGAGTAGTACGGGAAGCTCGGCAGATGCGCAGAGGGAAGAAGACTGCTGACGAGTTAGTTCAGCATTACAAGCGCATATACAGCAGGAACTAGAGCTCGACCCTGCTACACGTGCTGATTTGGCTGCCAAACTACTGCGTAGCCTGGAGGAGTTATCGTATGCAGAAAATGAACGTCTTTGGGCCAAGGAGGCCCAGCGTCGGCCCGATGAGTTTCTCGCAGGGAGGGGAAGTGAGCGGCCAGCCGAGGATGTGTTTCGCGATGCCCGAGCGCACTTGCTCCTCCGTCGCTTTCCTTACAGCATCATGTACTCACTCCTTCCGAACACAATTCGGATACTTGCCATCGCAAATCAGAAACGACGACCTCTTTACTGGTGCGGACGTCAGTGAAAATGCGGAGAAAGCCCAACAGGCGCATCCACCAGGACGGATTGGAAGGCTGGCACATCGGCTGGCACGCGGTCGCTCCGCTGGTGATGCGCAAGATCGTTGGGCCGACTCAATGCTGAAGGGAGGCCCAGTGGAACCCATGGAACCCAAGCAGCGCGCTCGCCAGCGGGCCATCGAGCATGCCCTTGACTGGTGGCCCGCGTATCTGGCGGTCGCTTCGGCGATCGCACTCCGCCTGGCAATCCTGT is part of the Clostridia bacterium genome and encodes:
- a CDS encoding serine hydrolase domain-containing protein; this translates as MAANCQPNRSRREEWIATKRRLAVLTVLVIVAQLLAGIPQASARAATPYDNAIATARLEIWKALSNGASAATVAIMDDSTIVYSEGFGMRSREESIPVDTDTQFNIGSISKVFATASILLLCDDGRVELDKPVTTYLPEFTMEDPRYAGITVRMLLNHSSGMPGTYIKTGFGAKKNRNYVAEALAELAHSNLKHDPGDVSVYCNDGFTVSEAIVERVSGMSYADFLETRIFSQASMNHSSCYFENGNANIARRYDITTGRALPAEYVNLLGSGGIASTAEDLCRFSRVLWADTLLEPSVLEEFTKPQYGPKTVPQGTPQFAFGLGWDSVELEAFARQGKKVIVKNGRTQQFISQLCAAPDEKLSVAVIFADPTAPASICTQIMQALMEGKGILNPDEQSVRFPPRSAAIPSELLKYEGYYGTSGGIMKVEFDTEANVMKASAYCNGQFVPVSQFMYAEDGCFHIDETEKLSLAEAFGTKFIMTHRDDLVGSTVAAQEIPQRNAVFSGRLFENKTWLPRNLTCYEFGPLVAVSGVVKELPGYVHFIGAPYALTDEHTASMALSHARDQMEPKITERGEELWLETQACLFSDASQAAPLDPGEKISIGSDSYNEWRKVQTQGVFNTDIPTRGRVLVFSPAGELTYDSLMDGQKALLLEEGSYVGFIGEPGDLFVPVHQPRV
- a CDS encoding pyridoxamine 5'-phosphate oxidase family protein — protein: MGYFDESLQVMNELYGHDTAMTLATVNGEKANLRVVNAYYKSTAFYITTYGLSNKMREIAVNPHVAINHNLFVAHGLGENLGNPLDENNKDLREELRRVFSAFYDKHVDEEDKNTCILKIKLQDALVFAHDFKYFIDFEKRTATKEKCVVDIVF
- a CDS encoding ECF transporter S component, with the translated sequence MAQMIASLTQFSRLSPFCSKVIHSVPDQLSLLQYLNDSYDLGLVDLYLYRNMIGAVYFLRRQGKRYVYKLYREADSAAAIRCAEITPMPARCWNATLHDFSLTGSAQVSAYGLSSQVFYVKLLSAADCSQLVLLRPVYCCNTGAMKVLVLRTRTVSTWYFFHLEVRELNRSATKNLVLAALFLALGLLMPFLTGQIPNLGSKLLPMHLPVLICGFVCGWPLGLVVGLITPVFRSLIFGMPPLFPTAVVMSFELAAYGFATGWFRRLFPKKSVFVYPTLILSMLLGRVVWGTASYVILGFADRAFGWKAFVAGAFVNALPGIILQLVVIPVVIIALDNARLIDNNG
- a CDS encoding addiction module protein; translated protein: MQQELELDPATRADLAAKLLRSLEELSYAENERLWAKEAQRRPDEFLAGRGSERPAEDVFRDARAHLLLRRFPYSIMYSLLPNTIRILAIANQKRRPLYWCGRQ